A genomic window from Hyla sarda isolate aHylSar1 chromosome 8, aHylSar1.hap1, whole genome shotgun sequence includes:
- the LOC130284934 gene encoding uncharacterized protein LOC130284934 isoform X3: MLSGPGLCRIPSKNNLCGAYQRGSQYQGRLSKPPIGMAVKSKNIFQDHSLMGNPSSGSFCHQAQQTGQRLSFPKSSRQTLGSGRTISDFEMGLGLRLSSPGSYSQRYKKDQRGQSNSYTYRSILATESTVLLSEDYVSNRPLGSPGNPGSSQPRPGPSSRCPQPLSDSLALERIILKPKGLSDAVICTLQYSRKPVTTKIYFRIWKKF; the protein is encoded by the exons ATGCTATCAG GTCCTGGCCTTTGCAGAATCCCATCTAAAAACAATCTCTGCGGTGCATATCAAAGGGGATCTCAATATCAGGGCAGACTTTCTAAGCCGCCAATCGGAATGGCAGTTAAATCCAAAAATATTTTTCAAGATCACAGCCTTATGGGGAACCCTTCAAGTGGATCTTTTTGCCACCAGGCACAACAGACAGGTCAAAGACTTTCtttccctaaatccagcagacAGACCCTTGGCAGTGGACGCACTATCTCAGACTTCGAAATGGGACTTGGCCTACGCCTTTCCTCCCCTGGCTCTTATTCCCAGCGTTATAAGAAAGATCAAAGAGGACAGAGCAACAGTTATACTTATCGCTCCATTCTGGCCACGGAGAGCACGGTTCTCCTGTCTGAGGACTATGTCTCTAACAGACCCCTGGGTTCTCCCGGAAATCCAGGATCTTCTCAGCCAAGGCCTGGTCCTTCATCCAGATGTCCGCAACCTTTATCTGACAGCTTGGCTCTTGAAAGGATAATCTTGAAGCCCAAGGGTCTGTCAGACGCAGTCATATGCACTTTACAATACAGTAGAAAACCAGTGACTACAAAGATTTATTTTAGAATTTGGAAAAAGTTTTAG
- the LOC130284934 gene encoding uncharacterized protein LOC130284934 isoform X1 — MEELIALTPAETDRGGRTWLPWMSFQASPGPGLCRIPSKNNLCGAYQRGSQYQGRLSKPPIGMAVKSKNIFQDHSLMGNPSSGSFCHQAQQTGQRLSFPKSSRQTLGSGRTISDFEMGLGLRLSSPGSYSQRYKKDQRGQSNSYTYRSILATESTVLLSEDYVSNRPLGSPGNPGSSQPRPGPSSRCPQPLSDSLALERIILKPKGLSDAVICTLQYSRKPVTTKIYFRIWKKF; from the exons atggaggaactgattGCCTTGACCCCTGCTGAAACTGATCGCGGCGGTAGAACGTGGCTTCCCTGGATGTCCTTCCAGGCCTCCCCAG GTCCTGGCCTTTGCAGAATCCCATCTAAAAACAATCTCTGCGGTGCATATCAAAGGGGATCTCAATATCAGGGCAGACTTTCTAAGCCGCCAATCGGAATGGCAGTTAAATCCAAAAATATTTTTCAAGATCACAGCCTTATGGGGAACCCTTCAAGTGGATCTTTTTGCCACCAGGCACAACAGACAGGTCAAAGACTTTCtttccctaaatccagcagacAGACCCTTGGCAGTGGACGCACTATCTCAGACTTCGAAATGGGACTTGGCCTACGCCTTTCCTCCCCTGGCTCTTATTCCCAGCGTTATAAGAAAGATCAAAGAGGACAGAGCAACAGTTATACTTATCGCTCCATTCTGGCCACGGAGAGCACGGTTCTCCTGTCTGAGGACTATGTCTCTAACAGACCCCTGGGTTCTCCCGGAAATCCAGGATCTTCTCAGCCAAGGCCTGGTCCTTCATCCAGATGTCCGCAACCTTTATCTGACAGCTTGGCTCTTGAAAGGATAATCTTGAAGCCCAAGGGTCTGTCAGACGCAGTCATATGCACTTTACAATACAGTAGAAAACCAGTGACTACAAAGATTTATTTTAGAATTTGGAAAAAGTTTTAG
- the LOC130284934 gene encoding uncharacterized protein LOC130284934 isoform X2, with product MQDNRLEAEAAGAGPQEGEVCEENELHLGRFFQAGPCGFQDCFYGIISCGGVLAFAESHLKTISAVHIKGDLNIRADFLSRQSEWQLNPKIFFKITALWGTLQVDLFATRHNRQVKDFLSLNPADRPLAVDALSQTSKWDLAYAFPPLALIPSVIRKIKEDRATVILIAPFWPRRARFSCLRTMSLTDPWVLPEIQDLLSQGLVLHPDVRNLYLTAWLLKG from the exons ATGCAG GACAACCGTCTGGAAGCTGAAGCTGCAGGTGCTGGCCCCCAAGAGGGAGAAGTGTGTGAGGAAAATGAGCTCCATTTGGGACGATTCTTCCAAGCCGGACCGTGCGGATTCCAGGACTGCTTCTATGGTATCATTTCTTGCGGAGGG GTCCTGGCCTTTGCAGAATCCCATCTAAAAACAATCTCTGCGGTGCATATCAAAGGGGATCTCAATATCAGGGCAGACTTTCTAAGCCGCCAATCGGAATGGCAGTTAAATCCAAAAATATTTTTCAAGATCACAGCCTTATGGGGAACCCTTCAAGTGGATCTTTTTGCCACCAGGCACAACAGACAGGTCAAAGACTTTCtttccctaaatccagcagacAGACCCTTGGCAGTGGACGCACTATCTCAGACTTCGAAATGGGACTTGGCCTACGCCTTTCCTCCCCTGGCTCTTATTCCCAGCGTTATAAGAAAGATCAAAGAGGACAGAGCAACAGTTATACTTATCGCTCCATTCTGGCCACGGAGAGCACGGTTCTCCTGTCTGAGGACTATGTCTCTAACAGACCCCTGGGTTCTCCCGGAAATCCAGGATCTTCTCAGCCAAGGCCTGGTCCTTCATCCAGATGTCCGCAACCTTTATCTGACAGCTTGGCTCTTGAAAGGATAA